The DNA window GGGCGGGGAGAACCCTCCCCGGGGAAGCTGCGCCTGGCCCGGCCCTTTTTCCATGGATGCACCGCGGGGAGGGGCTTTGTATATATAAAGGCTGACGGGGAAGTGTGGCCCTGCCCCTTTGTGGAAGTCTCAGCAGGCAACGTAAGGGAGAGACCCTTTCACGAAATCTGGCGCCAGGCGTCCCTTTTCAGGGACCTTCGCTCAAGAAAGCTCCTGAAAGGCCGCTGTGGGGAGTGCACAATGCATGAGATATGTGGAGGCTGCCGCGGGAGGGCCCATGCCGCCACCGGTGACTACATGGCCGAGGATCCCCACTGCTATTTCCTGGAAAAAGAGGAGTAATCGCATGTATCTGCTCATAGCTCCCAGGGGGACACATGAGAAGGGGAACTTTTATGGCCACCAGGTTATCGATGGCAAGGTCCTGGTCTTCAAGCAGTACTGGTGGCACCTCTTCAGGCGGCTGGGGTGGAGAGACATCACGCCACCCGGATGGGGCGGGAGAAGCACCAGGCCTGCCGGCCTGAAGAAGGTGCTTCATATACACCACAGCGCATTTGGCGATATGCTCTTTCTTACACCCCTGTTCAAAGCCCTTGCAGAAAAATATCCAGGCATCACTCAGGCAGTGTTGACGGGCAGGAAGGGCGCCATGGTTCTTGAGGGCAATCCCTGGGTGTCAGAGGTAAGGATTGACAAAGACTTGCCCGATCGTGATGAAATTCCACAGATCGATGACATTGTGCAACTCGATGAAATTGAGCACTATGATGACATCATCAACTACGACGGCATGGTCACCATATTCCCCGAGTGCGAGCTGACGAATGTCTATGATGTCTCTGCAGAATGGGCGGGGATTGAGCTTGAGAATCACCAGAAGAAGCCCGAAATGCACTTTCTTGATCATGAGCAGGCTGGTGCCGATGCGCTTCTTGCCTCGTGGGGAATCAGGCCCGGCGACAGGTATGTCATGATGCAGTATGATGCCTCGTCGAATGTGCGCACTATCCCCCTTATGACCCTTCTTGACCTTGCAGAGAGGATAGCGGCAGACGGCTACAAGGTGATTCTTTTCGGTGGCGGCGACCTGGCAAGGAAAGTGATCTACAGATGCAGCGCATGCGGCAGGAGAAATCTCGCCAGGCCGGCAGAGAGAATCAGGGAGATTAAGGTTAACTGCCCCTGCGGGGTAAGGGCCGAGGTACAGCAGGGGTACAACGGCAGCCATGAACTCTTTTTCATTGATCCCGAGAAGGTGACCATCAGGACCACCGCGCTTCTTATCAGAGAGGCTGCGGCTCTTGTCGGCCCTGATTCATGCGGGATACACCTGGCGGCGTGCTTTGAAAAGCCTTCCCTGGGGATTTTCTATAGCTTTGACGGTGATCTCAGGATGAGATATTACCGGAATGCACGGTGCATGCAGGTTGATGTGCCCTGCGGACCCTGTTTCCAGCATGGAAAGAGACGGTGCAGGTACCACGACATCTCAGGATTTTCGCGGTGCCTGGAAAAGCTGACCGCAGAATCCATCTATCAGGAATTCGCCTCGATGATGAGGGGTGAGCAAAGCCCCATGGCCCTTCCCTTTGTCCCCCCTCCGGCGCGGCCATGCCCGGTCTGCACCTCGGGGTCACGCTATTATATCTGCAGGAAGAAGACCGTCTGCTACTATGAATGCTCTCAATGCGGGGCATTTTATACTGACAGGGAGGTCGAGGAGCCGGCACAAAGAGTTGAAAACTCCCCTGATAAATCTCTTCTCATGGGTATCGAGCGCAGGCTCAGGAGAATAGGCAAGCTCCTCCACGAGAAATTTTTCGGGCCCGGCGCCCGCGCCCTTGAGGTCGGGACCGGCGCAGGGCACACCCTCGATGAGCTGCAGCGCCGGGGATGGGAGACTGAGGGAATTGACCGCGCAACTTTTCTCGATTTCCGCACGGAGAAGCACTATACCCTTCTCTGGATGAACAAGGTCTTCGAGCGCTTCCATCATCCTCGTGAGGTGTTCCGCCACGCCTTCGAAATCCTTGTGGAAGGCGGGGTTTTCGCCATGCAGGTCACCGATGGCGGCGAGTGGAGAGAGGACCGGTTCAGGTCGCGCTGGGGCGGTATCAATGCCTCCTATGCCGGAGAATATTCGGTCATTCCCGATGAAGGGTCCCTGAGATTCCTGAGCGGGCACTCGGGCTTTGAATATCTGGGGAGAGAGGCGATGAGCGAGCCCGGCTTCCTGTTCATAGCATTCAGAAAGGAAACGGGTGCGGGATGATGGTTATTTCCCCCCGCAGGCCTTCAGGCATGCTATCACCTTCGTGAGGCCGCTGTCCTGTGCGAGTGCCATGGGGGTCTTCCCTTTGCCGTTGCGGGCATTTGGGTCGGCGCCCGCTTTTATCAGAAGCTCCACTGTTCTGCAGATACCTTCCTCGCTCTGAACGGCTGACGAGCCTACCGCGCAGTGGAGCGGCGTGTCCCCGTCGGTATCGCGCGCCTTCACCTCGGCCCCTTTTGCCACCAGAAGGCTGACCTTGTCAATATTGCCGCCGGAGCATGCAGTATGAAGAGGGGTGACATTCAATTTGGCCTTCGAGCTCACCTTTGCGCCTGCCTCTATAAGTATCTCTGCGCACTCCATGCCGCCGCTGTCATGAAAGGTGCACATATGAAGGGGCGTCATCCCTTCCCTGTCCTGCGCGTTCACCTCAGCGCCCCTGGCGATAAGCAGGCGGGCCTCCTCGGCATCATTGGAGCGGGCCGCGAAATGGAGGGGGCTCCAGCCGTTCCTGTCCTTTTCCTGGATGTCGGCGCCGCTTTCGAGGAGGAGCGCCAGTACCTCCTTGTGGCCGTGGGCGGCATTATGGAGGGGCGTCTGGCCGTACTTGCCCCGCGCTTTCATGTTCGCGCCTCCTGAGATAAGGGCCGCTGCGGCCTCCCTGTTTCCCTCCGACGCCGCAAGGTGAAGGGGAGTCGTGCTGAACTCGTAATCCTTCGCGTGAACGTCGGCGCCTTTTGAGATAAGGAGCTTTATTACTGCTGCCTTTCCCTTCATTGAGGCGTAGTGGAGCGCCGTGGCGCCGTACCGGTTTTTCGCTTTCACGTCGGCTCCGAGGCTTATCAGATAGAGGGCTGTCTCATCCTTCCCGCGGCCTATTGCCAGGATCAGAGGAGTGGCGCCCTCGCGGTCCCGGGCGTTGAGAAGGCCCGGGTCTTTCTTCAGGAGGGCCTTCACCCCGGCAAGATCGCCCTTTTCCGCGGCATCGTGAATGGGGGCGGAAAAGACCGCTCCCGCAATGATGATGACAAAAACCATTGAAAAGATAAGGATTCTCTGCATTCCAACCTCCCTGCCATTGAACTTCTGAGGGGCTGCGGGTCCTGCAGCTTTCCTCACGGTTTCCATTGTAGCAGAAAAGGGGGCACTGCCGCAATACTGCCGCCGCGGAGGGGGATGGGAATCACCTCCGCGGCATAGGCGATTCGCGCGATGGCACCAGAGCTTCTCAGCGCTCGTCAGCGCCGTCACGACATTCTCTGCGGCACTATCAAGTGCTCCCTCACGTAGTTGCGGATGCCGCGCCGCACTTCTTCGGGCACCCGCTCATCAAAGCGCATCTTCCCGCCCGACAGGCTCACAAGGCCGCAGAGCCCTGGCGTTTCCTGCAGGATCAGCAGCAGGCTCTGGAAGATCTCGTCATCAAGGGCCTGCCCGGGATTTTCGCAGACCTCCCATTGATAATCACCTGATTCCTGCCCGGGGTAATCACTGAATCCGCGGAGAAGAAGGCTCAGGGGAAAGGTGAAATACAGGCTTTTCACATTTCCATTGTCTTCAGAAGGGAGGGCAGAGTAGCGCTTCCAGGCCCTGGAAAGCTCGCGGGGCTCGGGCGAGTTCTGCTGGCCGGGCCCATCGCAGTTGACAAGGGCGACGATAGTCTTCACCACTTCAGGGACCGGGAGCAGGTGGCGGTCATTATCCAGCTTTACCGGCTTTTTGCCGCTGAGGAAAACGCCTCTGCCGCACCCGGGGCAGGGCTGCCCTATCAGTTCCGTGAGGGATTTTACTTCCGTGCTTCCGCATGAGGGGCAGGCGCGGGGGTCACGGGCGAGATCAAGGCTCACCATGGTGAGGCACCTGAGGCAGGCGCAGCGCTCCGCAAAGCCGGCCTTGCCGGCTTCCACCGCCTTCGAATAAGGGAGGCCCGTTATCCTGAAGACCTCCTGAATCTCACCGGGATGGGGGCACACGACAGGGGTGCCGGCCTTATCAAGGGCATAGAGGTATCCCCTTCCTCCCGGGGGGAGGGAAAAATCGCACGTGTCACAGAAGAACTCTTCGAATACCGGCATTATATCCCCATGTTCTTCACAGAACCGCGCTTTCCCTGGACTTTTCCGCAGTTCTGATCAGTCCGCTGTGCGGGGGCCAGAGGGAGGAGTCCGGGCGGTCACCTGGTTTTATCTGTCAAAGAAGAAGAGGTATGCCGCCAGCGCTTTTATAAGGGAGCGGTCATAGCCGTCACACTGCATATAGATGCTGCCGCTTTTACGCACGTAGCCGCTGGAATCAACCTCATAGAGGATTGAGCCGTTTGATCTCAGGTAATCCCCGTCAATCTGCCCGATTATCAATCCGCTCCTCCTGATATAGTTGTCATCGCCAATCTGCCCAATGATGCTGCCGCTTTTACGCACGTAGTTCCCGTCATATTCCCCGACGATGGTGCCTTTCACCCTGAAGCAGCTCCCATCGATTTCCGCTACTATGGATCCATTCCTGCGCAGGTAGTTGCCTGCCTGGCAGGGCTCGCACAGCAGAAAAAGCAGTGCCAGCAAGAGGAGAGCCATAACGGCTCCTGCAAGAAAACCGCTTTTCCCCATTTTCGTCACTCCTTCCGTACTGATTCCGGCAGATCCCGGGCTTCCACAGAATAGTATACTATAAATCCGGGAATGTCTCAATCCATCGCAATATCACCCTGCCGCAGGGGCAGGGGCGATGTGGGCGGCCACCATGACTTCAGAGGGGACTGCCCTGAACGGAATCTGCTGTTCCTGGTTTTTCACACCAGGAGAAATTATCCGGGAAGAGAATTACCCTTACTGACACAGGCTTCGTTTCCAGCAGCTTATGCCGTGATTCATTCCATCACCGAGGAGGTACTTTACCATGAAAAGAATCTCGCACACCACGCTCATTCTTGCCAGTGTGGTCCTGCTTGCCGCGGCAATCTTCTGTTCCGGCGGATGCGGGGGCGGCTCAACCTCTTCAGGCACCTGGGGAGACGGCGGTTCCTCGAACACCGCCATTACCGCAGTCGGATGGGCTTCAGGCAACGGCGGGTATATCACTAAAACTGCCGACGGCGGGACTACCTGGAGCCTTCAATCTTCGGGCAGCACCAAAGATCTGAATCAGCTGAATTTCATCGATTCACACAACGGATGGGTCGTCGGGAAAGAAGGCACTCTCCTGAAAACCACAGACGGCGGCAAAACCTGGACAACCCTCGCCAGCGGCTCTGTCCAGGCTCTTACAGGAGTTTCCTTTGTGGACACGAACACCGGCTGGGCTGTGGGGGAAAGCGGAACGATACTGAAGACTGCAAACGGAGGAACGACCTGGAGCCTTCAGGCGAGCGGCACCGTTCAGAATCTCTCATCAGTCTCCTTTGTGGACTCCAATAACGGCTGGGTGACCGAATCAAGCGGAGGAAAAATCCTTCGGACGACAAACGGGGGAGTCAACTGGGTCGAAAGCGACCTCGGACCGACCTTTGCCACCTCTCAGACCCCATTCGGCCCCCCTTCTTTTGCGGCGGTAGAGTTTACCACTGCC is part of the Candidatus Eremiobacterota bacterium genome and encodes:
- a CDS encoding methyltransferase domain-containing protein, translating into MYLLIAPRGTHEKGNFYGHQVIDGKVLVFKQYWWHLFRRLGWRDITPPGWGGRSTRPAGLKKVLHIHHSAFGDMLFLTPLFKALAEKYPGITQAVLTGRKGAMVLEGNPWVSEVRIDKDLPDRDEIPQIDDIVQLDEIEHYDDIINYDGMVTIFPECELTNVYDVSAEWAGIELENHQKKPEMHFLDHEQAGADALLASWGIRPGDRYVMMQYDASSNVRTIPLMTLLDLAERIAADGYKVILFGGGDLARKVIYRCSACGRRNLARPAERIREIKVNCPCGVRAEVQQGYNGSHELFFIDPEKVTIRTTALLIREAAALVGPDSCGIHLAACFEKPSLGIFYSFDGDLRMRYYRNARCMQVDVPCGPCFQHGKRRCRYHDISGFSRCLEKLTAESIYQEFASMMRGEQSPMALPFVPPPARPCPVCTSGSRYYICRKKTVCYYECSQCGAFYTDREVEEPAQRVENSPDKSLLMGIERRLRRIGKLLHEKFFGPGARALEVGTGAGHTLDELQRRGWETEGIDRATFLDFRTEKHYTLLWMNKVFERFHHPREVFRHAFEILVEGGVFAMQVTDGGEWREDRFRSRWGGINASYAGEYSVIPDEGSLRFLSGHSGFEYLGREAMSEPGFLFIAFRKETGAG
- a CDS encoding ankyrin repeat domain-containing protein, giving the protein MQRILIFSMVFVIIIAGAVFSAPIHDAAEKGDLAGVKALLKKDPGLLNARDREGATPLILAIGRGKDETALYLISLGADVKAKNRYGATALHYASMKGKAAVIKLLISKGADVHAKDYEFSTTPLHLAASEGNREAAAALISGGANMKARGKYGQTPLHNAAHGHKEVLALLLESGADIQEKDRNGWSPLHFAARSNDAEEARLLIARGAEVNAQDREGMTPLHMCTFHDSGGMECAEILIEAGAKVSSKAKLNVTPLHTACSGGNIDKVSLLVAKGAEVKARDTDGDTPLHCAVGSSAVQSEEGICRTVELLIKAGADPNARNGKGKTPMALAQDSGLTKVIACLKACGGK
- a CDS encoding polymer-forming cytoskeletal family protein, whose translation is MGKSGFLAGAVMALLLLALLFLLCEPCQAGNYLRRNGSIVAEIDGSCFRVKGTIVGEYDGNYVRKSGSIIGQIGDDNYIRRSGLIIGQIDGDYLRSNGSILYEVDSSGYVRKSGSIYMQCDGYDRSLIKALAAYLFFFDR
- a CDS encoding YCF48-related protein, which produces MKRISHTTLILASVVLLAAAIFCSGGCGGGSTSSGTWGDGGSSNTAITAVGWASGNGGYITKTADGGTTWSLQSSGSTKDLNQLNFIDSHNGWVVGKEGTLLKTTDGGKTWTTLASGSVQALTGVSFVDTNTGWAVGESGTILKTANGGTTWSLQASGTVQNLSSVSFVDSNNGWVTESSGGKILRTTNGGVNWVESDLGPTFATSQTPFGPPSFAAVEFTTATTGWIGGSQLNFNGAAAGFMARTSDGGTTWTGGLVGGDFSSIKDISLLGVSNGFALLSGGPGGPSDSNLLISNDGGATFTSKAINGQPSSLSFIDTAKGWVALTNGNVQSTTDGGSTFASQASGISQINAVQFISVK